A window of Daphnia pulicaria isolate SC F1-1A chromosome 4, SC_F0-13Bv2, whole genome shotgun sequence genomic DNA:
TTTTAATAGTGGaagaaaattacattttttaaattgggtATACTCACTAAAAATCTGCAGCTGCTCGTCCCTTGGTCAATTGCACCAATAAGAGGTCCATATTTtccaaccatttttttttaaatcaaagtcTCAAGATCACTGTAATGttggaaaataaacaaattaaccACTTATTAAGGTCAAAGTATGCTTTTGGAGGGTGCTTGCAATGAATGGTGGAGACGGTCTGCTGAACGGGCCTTCAGATGAAGCTACTACTCCAGTCTTGTGAAATCACTGAAAGTATCATATTCCATTAAGAGATTGGAAGTGCGTGAAGAATATATCAGGCACCACATTGGTTATCATTAAGTTGGATCTAGAGAAAGCCAAATATTTGCCTGTTTTCAAACACAGACTATTTCATGTCACGAATAAGAAAGAGGCTTTGTGCTTTTTAGGGCAAACCGTAAACCGTTGGTTGATCGACGTACCCCATGGCCTATTCACAAACTTTCCTCAGTCGTATTAATTAGATAGAAAATAatccaaaaataattcattgctCAACAACTCAATTGTATTCAATGCGCAATAAAATCAAacataatcaaaagaaaatccaatCCGATGTGAAGGGGTGTTTAAATTAGCAGGCCAGTGACCGATGAAATCCATTCGGCAAAGTAAGAAACGCGGGCGAAAGCGGCGGGGTAGCCGACCTCGCATCCGGCGGAGGAGCCGAAACTGACGATGCCGACCTGGTTGTGTACGCCTCCGTTGACGAAGGTCAATGGGCCGCCAGAGTCGCCCTATGTCGaaacagaaattaaaatttaaaataaaaaaaaaaaaccttttaagcacaaaaattaagaaaagatCTAAATCTTACGTTGCAAGAGCCGTGGCCGCCAGTAGTATCAACGCAGATGTTTCCGGGTGGGATGGTGCCGTAAGTCAATGCGCACTCTTCGTTGGAGATGCATGGAGCATCGACTTCACGCAGGACAGGTGAGATACCGGTGGCACCTAATAAGTAGAACGACAAAAATGTTAGAATTAAGAGATTATACGttattaaatgtaaaagatgattgattttgttttaccATCGGAAGGTTTGCCCCATCCGCTAATGTGGAGGATATCACCAACATGGTCGGGCTCGGAAGTGGGAGCCAAGCAGACGGGCTGGATTTCAGCTGCAATTTgaagaataaatgaaaattaaaaatgttcttgaaatggtataaaagtcgttaattgaattttacgtGTGAATTCAATGGGGGCGGGCAACTTGATCAAGGCGACGTCGTTGCGCAAGCGGATTGATCCAAAGTCGGGGTGGACGGTGTATTCGGTGGACCTGACTTCAACGCGGGTGGGTTCCTCGGCGGCGGTCAAACGGACATTGTGGGAGCCCAAGTAAATGTCGAAAAAGACAGCGGCATCGGCACAGTCTGATCAAGTGAAAGATGAAACatccttttaatttttggcaTTTGATATTCCCGGTTTCTGCTcgtgttaaaagaaaaaggaaatgaaatcgtAACTTACGGGCGGCAGTCAGAACCCACTCGTTGGAAATAAGAGAACCACCGCAGAAGTACTGGTCATCGATGAACAAAGCCACTTGCCTTTTGTTACATgattaaatgaaatcattaaaaaaataatgtaattaaacatttgatattcaattgatttacCATGGCAGAGAGTTTGGGACGGCCTCAGTTCCTCCAACAATACGGCCGCTTGTCACGTTAGCCTGTCCACAGAAgcctgaaaacaaaattggttAATTAGTTTAACTAATTTGTGATAAACGAAGAATTAGAAGTTACCGCGAGTGTTGACGGTGGCGGAGCGCTTGATGGGGACGAAGGAGTTGGTATTTTTCGATGGTAGACGTGGGTACAAGACCGAACGCGGTTGGTACTTGGACAAGTCCCTAGCAGCCGCCTAAAGATTAAATTTGAATCCATAATTAAAATCAGGAATAATTAAGGATTTTCTACTTTAGCTTTACCTGAACGACGGCGAATGCAACCAAGACGATAGCAAGGACCTTCATGTTGGGAATATTTAATGATGTCAAGAAATGCATTGATCTCGTTTTCGACCGTCCTTAAATACTTCCAATTTTGCCATTCCGTTCGTCCGAATTTTGTAGTTCAAGCCGAATGACGTCAAGATAACAGCATCAGCAGACATACGGATTTGAAGGTCCGGGACCAaagtaataattttcaatttgtttaaactaattttttgaaaattatctcTACGCGATCCGGGTGTCAATCAAACCCTGAAATAATGGGCAACCACGTATAGTGACACAGTTGTTGCATAAAGCCAGTACAGGATCCGGTTTCGTCTTTATAGGCCGTACGTATAAGGAtatggaaaacccaaattgtcTCATTGTAATATCAAACTATTATTGAAACATTATTTCTAAATCTCTTTATTTATATCAACCAACACCAGTTGTATTTCAACGCCAGGACATGCGGAGATAATTTACCTTTGTTTACCAATGTATGATCCCATGTAAAACTTGACGATCCATCTCATCACACTATAACGTCATTCAATATCCCTTTGTCCCTCAGAATAAACTtaatcatttttctctcttcgatCATTAATGCGTGCTCAGGTTCGAAATTGGAATCGAGACCAAGACGAACGGCATCAGCAATTCAGGTGCAAAGTATACTAATTGCACCTGATTACTTTAgtatttataatttataatCAACGAAACATTAAATccttaaataaaagaataaaggaaACCAAAGCTTTTAAAACACAATTGACTTGAGCTATAGTTTATTGACGTTTCATTTTGGGGATCAAGCGCCAACAAggatattaaaagaaaataagaaaacaaaagaaagagaatgcAGAGCCAGTCAGAAATCGATTGGAAATGATTTAGATGATCAAGCCGGTGGTGTCGGAGATCCACTGGGTGTAGCTGGAAACGCGGGTGAATCCAGCGGGGAATCCCTCGGCGCATCCGGCGCGGGCGACGAAGCTGACGATGCCGACCTGGTTGTAGACGCCTCCGTTGATGAAGCTCAATGGGCCGCCAGAGTCTCCCTgtatcaaattaatttaattttcaaatttaatttgagcgggaaaatttgaatttacgtTGCAGGTTCCGTGTCCGCCGGTGGTGTCGATGCAGAGGATGTTGTCGGTGATGATGTCGCCGTAAACGGCGGCGCAGTCGGCGGTGTTGATGCCGGGGGCGGTCGCCTTCATGAGGACGTCGGAGATACCTTGCAAAACACCGTCGGCGGTCTTACCCCATCCGGAGGCCAAGAGGGTGTCGCCAACGTGAGTGGGCTCGGTGGCCGGTGCCAAGCAGATGGGCTGGATTTCGGCTGcccaaatgaattaaaatgatTAGGTAAAAGGACCTGTGCTATTTCAACTGATCTGATTTGATGAAGAACTTACGGGTCAAGGTGACGGGCGACGGCAAGCGGATAAGGGCGAGATCGTCGGCAAGGGTGACAGAATTGAATCCGGGGTGGACGGTGTAGGTGGATGTTGTAACGGCGACCTGGGACGGCTCAACGACGGTCCTGTCGTGATCGCCGAGGGTGATGAGGAATTGGCCGGCGCCATCAGCGCAGTGGGCGGCGGTCAAAACCCAGTCGGGCGAGATGAGCGAACCTCCGCAGAAGCCGGACCCATCGATAAGGACTGACACCtgccttttgatttttcacaaTAAAAGTTATAGCTGCTGACATTTATGCAAGTAGTGATAggcaaattgaattcaaatttatacCAGGGGAACTCATGGGGAATGGCCTCCTCTCCACCGACGATGCGGCTGGAATCGACTTTGGACTGTCCGCAGAATCCTGTTGAAATGCAAATAGAATATTAGGATCAAGAATAAACGTTTTGTCATGACGTGATTTGATTCCTTACCGCGGGTGTCGACGGTGTGGGCAACTTTGGTCGGGGTGAAGTAGCCAGGGCCTTGTGGGACCTGGGCACGGGGGAAAAGCTCACCCCTGGGGAAAATCTTCTTGTGGGGCATATTGACAGCCGCctgtcaaacaaaaatgaatttccaatTTAATTACGCTTATAGAATTACAACAATTAAATCAACGTGTTTTTATTATACCTGGGCGAcgacggccaaagccaaaacGACAGCCAAGAATTTCATGTTTGAAGTTCAATAAGACAGCTAGAGGAGAACCACAAATTCGATCCTGAATTCAGTCCACTTTTATATATGTCCAGTTGAAACCGGACTTGCTCAGGTGCGTTCATCGTTTCTGCTCATACATGTTCGATAACAATGATTGCTTATCTCCAGGATGTTTAATTATTAATCGAATGTCATTTGTGTGTAATGGACGTATGTATACAAGGGATCCATGGCTATGACGACAGCGCAATCCGTTATCGAATGTTTGCTCGGCCGACGTTCACGGTGCTCGCGTGAGATCCTGTCGAAATCTTAAATgtagttatttttaattgagtAAAATCTATTTCAGGCGaggaaatcaataaaacacTATAAAATCAAGAAAGCTAATGAACCTTGAATGAACctaaatatgttttttatGCGCCGTTGTAAAAGTTTATAAAAAGGTCAGATACTACACAGCGGCGACTGGGTTCTTAATTGACCTATTGAAGTTTGCTACTCTACTTATAAAGATTGTGTAGAGAGAAGAATAGCagtaatgaaatgaaatacatACCTACTTCAAGACAATAGGGAATAGGGATGCACTTCTTTATCTGTATGGTGATTTCATCATCTGATGGCTGCAGCACCATAACTTCAAACTGAAAGGGGTTGCCGACTCTTTTTCAATTGATCCAAGGGAAAAATTTCCCcgatttttcctcttttccccaATTTTCCGCGATTTCCCATCGACTGAACCAGGGGAAAAAGAGTCGGTGACCCCTCGCACCATCAGATATAGATCAACTGGTGCGTGTAATCACCAGATGTGGTCTCAATTACCTTTTTTACTAACACAGACTAGCCTATTTCACGTCACGAATAAGAAAGAGGCTGTGCTTTAAAGGGTAAACCGTAAACCGTTGGTTGATCGACGTACTCTATCGCCTATTCACAAACTTTTCTCAGTCGTCGTATTAGATAGAAAATAatccaaaaataattcattgctCAACATCAAAATTGTATTCAATGTGCAATAAAATCAAacat
This region includes:
- the LOC124336348 gene encoding brachyurin-like isoform X3, giving the protein MHFLTSLNIPNMKVLAIVLVAFAVVQAAARDLSKYQPRSVLYPRLPSKNTNSFVPIKRSATVNTRGFCGQANVTSGRIVGGTEAVPNSLPWQVALFIDDQYFCGGSLISNEWVLTAAHCADAAVFFDIYLGSHNVRLTAAEEPTRVEVRSTEYTVHPDFGSIRLRNDVALIKLPAPIEFTPEIQPVCLAPTSEPDHVGDILHISGWGKPSDGATGISPVLREVDAPCISNEECALTYGTIPPGNICVDTTGGHGSCNGDSGGPLTFVNGGVHNQVGIVSFGSSAGCEVGYPAAFARVSYFAEWISSVTGLLI
- the LOC124336348 gene encoding brachyurin-like isoform X2 gives rise to the protein MHILTSLNIPNMKVLAIVLVAFVVAQAAARDLSKYQPRSVLYPRLPSKNTNSFVPIKRSATVNTRGFCGQANVTSGRIVGGTEAVPNSLPWQVALFIDDQYFCGGSLISNEWVLTAAHCADAAVFFDIYLGSHNVRLTAAEEPTRVEVRSTEYTVHPDFGSIRLRNDVALIKLPAPIEFTPEIQPVCLAPTSEPDHVGDILHISGWGKPSDGATGISPVLREVDAPCISNEECALTYGTIPPGNICVDTTGGHGSCNGDSGGPLTFVNGGVHNQVGIVSFGSSAGCEVGYPAAFARVSYFAEWISSVTGLLI
- the LOC124336368 gene encoding brachyurin-like, which translates into the protein MKFLAVVLALAVVAQAAVNMPHKKIFPRGELFPRAQVPQGPGYFTPTKVAHTVDTRGFCGQSKVDSSRIVGGEEAIPHEFPWQVSVLIDGSGFCGGSLISPDWVLTAAHCADGAGQFLITLGDHDRTVVEPSQVAVTTSTYTVHPGFNSVTLADDLALIRLPSPVTLTPEIQPICLAPATEPTHVGDTLLASGWGKTADGVLQGISDVLMKATAPGINTADCAAVYGDIITDNILCIDTTGGHGTCNGDSGGPLSFINGGVYNQVGIVSFVARAGCAEGFPAGFTRVSSYTQWISDTTGLII